One Coffea eugenioides isolate CCC68of chromosome 2, Ceug_1.0, whole genome shotgun sequence genomic window, AAGATATAGGCTGCTCTTAGGAGCAGGTTCCACGACAACTTATCCAGGGTTTGTTGACTCTCCGTCAGCCATGAAATTATAATATTCGTAGATCACTACTAAACGTCAATCTCCGTCGACCAATCATCCCTACACCGGGCTCGAACGCCAATCAAGTACCCAGGGTTCgtcaattttctcgaccaaaccATTACCGACTCGATTCAACCAACTAGCCCTGGGTTAGGCTTATAGCCCCAAGTATTCAAGATCTGAGCTTAAAGCCCCAGgtattcaagtattcaagaGTGGAGTCGTTGACTATCATCAAATGCCCACGCAAGTAATGATTGGAGACGTTAGCTGTCACCTAATGCTCCGTATTCAAGCATGTCACGAgttcaagtcatgaattcaaGTCACGAGTAAATAAGTTAGGAACTTTGTCCTTTACCCAAGGTTGCCCAACTTACCCGACTGCTCAAAGGCTGGTCTCAAGTAAGGGGTCAGTTCAACCGTTACCGACCTATATTCATGCATACGAATAAGTAACCCAAATTTTCACTTACCCGACGTCTTAGAAAAGGGTccaagggcccagttcaaccGCTGTAAGAAGATATACAATCGGTCTACAATCATGCACATATACATGCAAGTTCGCACGCAAGATCAAGTGTCTCAAGTTCATGGAGGTCGAGTGCGAATAAGGACACACTCACCTAACCAtgatcaagtcacaagtaagcTTAGCTTGTCAtattttcaagcatttcaagtatttcaaatcaaGATACAGGTTACATgtaaatcaagttacttgtacatgcatgaacgagatatcaaaagtttagttgagttaggccaagtgcgataaagtacacacctgCCTAAGAAATGACAATCAAGTGTTTAGCAATTTCTTGCAACAAGTAACATGGAACATGCAGTTGGAATACTCATCATGACAACAAAGCTTAAGTGCTTGCTTCGGGAGCAACTTCGGCTTCACTTCCAAGCCCTAGAATCAAGTATATGGAGTGCATTAGGATCTACTACTCCAAGCCACAAGGTTTAAATGAAATTACGTCCAAGTTCCAACTAAGAAATCTCACCCAAATCACATGATTTCTAAATCAATTCAAGGAGAACATCCATGTATACTTTAGGTCAAAGATTTAAGCAAATGATAGTGCAAACATTTTCTCATTTCCATCCACCAAAATGAGTTTAAAATTACCCAAATCAATTTTCTCTTAGGCTGAAAATTTATTACTTGAAACATGTAAGAGTGAGGTTTTCACCTTTTAAAACCTTCCATTTTCCACTCCAATTCACTACTCATACTAGGGTTAATGTCACTACAGGAAATTTGGTCTTCAGTGACAAGCCATTTTtgtcacaaaaaaataaaaagtcgtcactgataaCTTTCATTGACAATTTTCTAGTTGTCACAGAGTCGTCACTGAAggcccgtcggtaaaagtatataGTGACGACAAtaaaagtcgtcagtgaatggAACTGTTTTGTGACAACTGATGTCGTCaataattattgtaattttagtgatgacatagtATCTTGTCAATGATGTACAAAtaaatgtcgtcactaaaagTGATATGTAATTGTCATTGGTATAGACTAATTACTGACGACTTTTGTTGTCACTAAacactttttaattttatcacCGCAGATTGTTATTAATGGAAATTTCTGATTCAATGATAACTCTTTATCaccatgaaaattgaaaattttcctacAACAATTATATctataaatggaaaaaaatgacaatgatTTATAATTAGCAAATGAATGCATCCATTGCATTACGAAATGTCAAAATATCATATAAGCATTCAAATATCATAATGAAGTTCAACAACACCCTATAGATAGTTTGATAAGTGGTATTTGGCCTAAATTTCACATATAACTCGAGGTAGCTTTACAAAACAAATCCAAGTCCCAAATTTCAACACAGAGCCGCTTCAGCAACACTCAGCTCCTCCCCTCAACACTCGGCTCCTCCCCTCAGGTAAAAGATTTGTAAGGCAGTTTCCAGCAATGGCTCCTAAAGCTGACACCACAAAAAAGCTTGATACAAAGGCTCAGGCAGCCAAGGTTGCCAAATTTGTCAAATCTGGGACAACTTTTAAGAAGAAAGCCAAGAAGATCCGGACCAAAGTTACCTTCCATCGTCCTAAGACATTGAAAAAGGACGGGAACCCGAAGTACCCACGTATCAGTGCTCCTTCTAGGAATAAGTTGGACCATTATCAGATTCTCAAATATCCTTTGACTACTGAATCTGCCATGAAAAAGATTGAAGATAACAATACCATggtattcatagttgacatCCGTGCTGATAAGAAGAAAATCAAAGATGCAGTGAAGAAGATGTACGACATAcagaccaagaaagtgaacactttgatcaggcctgatggaacaaagaaagcatatgttcggttgactccagactacgatgctttggatgtggcaaacaagattggaataatataaacgaatttagtcattgttttgttccgatcaaagatactgtcttttaagtgtGACAATTTGCTAGGCTGTTTTgtcgtgaaaaaaaaaataccaaatttcAACACAAGGGGGAATTTTTAACATCAGACAAAATTTCACTAAACCTTGCCATTTCCCAATTTCACTATATCTCTTGTAGTTCGGTTGCTTAGCTAAAATTTGCAATCCAATAAGAACCTCAATAATTAAAGTTGGACAttcaaaatcagccccaaactAATGCACCAAATTAGCTCAAGAAATAAGTACTGCTATTAAACTTCAGCCTCAAAGGAATAATATAACAAGTTGATAAGGCAACAAGCACTACTATAACAAGTACTGATATAAGTACTGCTATGAACAATATAACCAGTTGATAAGATGATAAGCACAACACTAAAGGAAAAGCAACTTCAGTTCACTTGCTTagctaaaacattcaaataaactaaactaAACTAAACCAAAACAATCCAAACTAATGCACCACAGAGGATACAAGGTGTCAAGTATGATAACCAAAGTAATGTCAATCATGATATAAGGTGTCAAGTAGGAGCAATGTGTCCCAACATAACTAGAATGTTTCTTTGCCATTTAAAAGCAAATAACAACTTTCTTGTTCTAGATCTCTGAAATTACGTTTGCTGTTTGTCATGGTGTATTAATTCCATAGAAAACCAGCACCCCATAATATTGTATTCCAATCAAACTAGTGAGTTAGGCAAGTGGCGGGACATTGCAAAACATTCACAGTGAAATTTATTTCAAGAATGGCACCAAAAATGGGGAACCATTCATGTGAAAAGAAAAGGTATTACCTCAAGGAATGCCTTCAAAACCCACATAAAAGTTAGTATTCTTACTCCGTTAACAGAAAATCCAACCTACATCTAGCAAAAAGTTTGTGATCATACAGTATAAAATAATGCTATATGGAGAACAAACTAGCATGTAAGACAAGAAACTATCAATAATTAGCAATTAACTGTGGCAAGATGTACAGTTCTCAATTTAGCATTATTCCAAGTAGAAGAGGCAAAGCCATAGTAATTTGAAAAGGGACATATAGATAGCTGGGAGAGATGGAAAGCAGGTTTTATAGTGAATATTGGGCTAATAGATAATATGATAGCACTTAGCAGAGCTGTGGGGAGTACTCAAAAGGATAAAAATGGCTTGGAATTCTAGAGAAAGAAGAGTGATTCTGGACACGAATTGCAAGGCAGCTTTCGAACTAATACAAGGAGCAGGACATGACTCACCACTATACAATCTAATAAGTCAGATCAGGAATGTTTTAAGCAGGGATCGGGAATCCTGGCTACAACATGTTTGGAGAAAGAAGTAAGTGTGCAAACTAGCTAGCTAAAAGTAGTGTCAACAAAGAATCTGGGATGCAGATTATAACAGAACCGCCACAGGAACTTAGTGAATTGCGTGGTGCAAATATTTTAGGGGCTGCGACCCTATGTTTTGTTTCTGTTTAAGAGGTTTGACCTCTCCCTTGTAAACTTAACAAAAGGAACATACTAGGCAGAGAAGTAAATGCGGTCAACACATTTGCAAGCAAAACATTTTGGCCAAAGCAcctttgcccttaaaaaatagTGAAACATGTGAAATTCAGCACAAGTAAGGCTAACAAGTATATTCTGGAGAATCATGGACTCTCAAAACATACCATAAGAAGCTGTCCATGCTGTTCTAATAACATTCCTAGTTCATGAATTTTTACGGAGGAAGATCTTTTTTCATATCAAAACTAATTGATGAGTTTTGGTCCTCTTACCAAGCTCTTCCAAAGTGATACTAGTACAAGTCCTTAAGTAGACTTGAGATGCAGCCTTAGAACTCTATCACCAGATTTCTCAGTCACCAGATGCAACACCTTAGACTTGAGATGCAACCTTAGAGGTTTGTGTTCTAGAATGAATTTATAAGTTAgcagaaaaaaaaagtctacAGTATCTCAACTTGCAGGACTACATCCATAGCTAATATACAGCTTTTAAGGCAAAGTACAAATGCAATGATTTGGAGCAACTTGTCCAggtttctaaaaaaataaataaatggaaaCAAAGGAAATGAGAGTCGATTTGTGAGTGTGCACATTTACACAAAGATAGAGCACTTCCAACAGGAAAACATTAGGAAAGAGCTTGAAGTCTTGACAGACATATTTCAATCACctcaattcaagaaacattcaaGGCTGCTTTTGAACCAGACTAAGTGCATGGATCTAAACGAGTTGAATTTTGAAGTGAAAAAAATGTTGCTTTTGAAAAGCATTCAAATCTGTAGAATTTACTCTTACTACCTTAATTGTAATGCATTTAGCTCTACAAACAACACCACAATACTACCTTAATTGTAATGCATTTAGCTCTACAAACAACACCACAATGATGATTTGTAGACGCTTTAAGTAAAACTGAAAAGGGGACGCTTTGAACACATAccaggaattgctgaaaaaggGACGCTTTGCAGTTTAATGtgaaattaaaaccaaaaaataaaataaaccaagcGCTTGAAAATAGAATAACCAAGAATTTGATAAAATCTTAAAGAAACATAcaatctaaatttttttagaaaGCAAAATCCAACGGTTTCAGAGAATAATATATCAAACCCAATAAAGAACAAAATCTTCAAAATAAGAACATGCTGCTAATGTTCAATTAGACTAGTAACAATAAAGTTTATAAAAAGGGGGGGGGAGAATTTCCCTTAGTCACCGCCGGCTTGGTGCAGGTGTTCTTCTTGCGCTTCTTGGCGCCACCGTCGAGGTGGAGAACGAGGTGGAGGGCTGACTCCTTCTGGATATTGTAGTCGACTAGGGTGCGGCTGTCCTCGAGCTGCTTGCCAGTGAAGATGAGGTGCTGCTGGTCCGGGGGATGCCCTCCTTGTCCCGggcagaaatttttttaaaaaacaaatttGGGGAGAAATTGAAACAATTGATCATCTAAGTAGGGTAGAAAAGGTGATTGCTAATTAGGGTAAGAAACTTTGGGGAAACTAGACAAATGATAGAGAAGAAGAGAATTTACCCAAAACTTGAATGTTGGGAACACAAAATCGGGTCAATAAAAATTGGGGGAAATTGATTACTAAGCAAGAAGACAGAAACTTGCCTTTTTACAGCACATGCTCTgaggaaatatatcaaaatcAGTAGCCCAATAAGGAGGAATGCTCGAGCATTAGTGAGAAAGAAATTGAGAGGGGTCGAAGTGAGAGAGAGACCGAGAGAGACAGTGAGAAGGCCAGCGAGTGAAAATGTGAGAATTAGAAGTGTATCAGACTTAGCCCAAAAGTGGTAGACTTGTACtctttcattttgaaatttgcttTTTAAAGAATGCCTCCACCAATTTTCAATTCCCGctgtttctttttcattttgaacgaaaaatttgatccaatttttagttttatctttttatttagaTTCTCAAAGAAAGGTTATTTtctttgtattaaattaaaaattttaattaagtATACTAGATCGGGAATCTACTTTCAtattattttaagaaataattcattatttttaaacatggaaaaagaaaaatcttaattATGTGTTAAGAACTTTCTATCAGTTTCtagaaaattttgttagttttgtcTAATAGTACTATATTTTTTTTAGATGTCTTATATTGAAGAATCATGAATGTAAACTTGCACGAAACTATAGTATACGTATTGATTTGTAAGAAAAATATGTATTCGTTTTGACTTTTAGCAAATCAACATTAAATTTGAAGGAATTGCAGTAATTAGTAGTCCTGATTTCATTAATTAACTTATATAACACAACTAATTCCGCTTTTCATCAAAATGAATTTGTACTTAATGAGTTTCAACATTCGACCAATTAGATGTCAAGGAGGCATTGACAGTACCCAAAATTAAGGTATTTGAATTTAGAGACCTTGAGTTCTAattgtaatagtttatatagttgttctaactaaaaactttcattaatttttttcagtTAAAAACTTATTGAGTAACtatgactagtttaataaattatcaaattttaaaaaaattaaattaatatttaagtAACTATGGctagtttaataaatcatcaaattttaaaaaaaattaaattaatattgaggctcacaattaaataaagtcatagttaataaatcatcaaatttaaaaaaaaattaaattaatattgaggctcacaattaaataaatgcattagagatgttcaagttagtgatgatacttatgttgtcactaactacactatagttttattgacaaaaatTGGTCGTCAATAAACATAAACAGTGACAACAATGAAAAGTTGTGAAAGAAAGTGGTAGAATTACTGACAACTTTTATCAAGTCGTCACTATCGCAAAACTCGCGCCTTCCAAGTCCCATGGCGCGAAGTAGTTTTGTGACGACAATTAAAGGTTGTCACTGAAAACTCAGTTGCTTTGaatcaattgtgacaactttcaAAATCGTGACTAAACAACCTCATTTTGTAACGACTTTTTGTCGTCACaaagaaatgttgtcactaatgactttttttcttgtagtgtgtctaatcatgatttaaggtGTTACTGTGACAAGTTTATCACACAAAACCAAGACAAAGCTAAACAAGGTCACTCTCTCTTTTGGATAGCTTTGAACAAATTTTCCAACCATGAAAACAGTGAAAGAAATGTGTTTTTACCACTTAAAGACTCAAGATTTTAGTTCAATTCCAATACATTCTTATAGCCTAAAGTCTTATAGAGTTTCCTGagcaaaattaaaattaaaatcatcATGAAAATGCAGAATTCAAAACTAAATTTCAGCCCTTAAGCAAAGCTGAATTTCAACCCTTAAGTTCGGCCATCAAGCAgaatttttcttccaattttttGAACGTTTCACCAACTAATTTACTAAATCCAACCAATCATACCTAGCAAATCCATAAAATTTCATCTCTAATATAACATTAGATATATGTAAAGCCAAAATCTCAACAAGAAACCACcataatcatatatatatatatacatatatccAAACCCTAACACAAATATGAAGTATAAGAATCATCAACTTAAGAAATCACCAAGATTCACCACCAAATCATGTCTTTATTCCAACAATCAACTTATTTTCAACATAAGGTGAAGAAAGAAGGTTAATCTAGCATTTTACCTCTCTTGCTTTCCAACCAAGGTGAACTTCAACCCACCAAATCTTCTCCTTTCCAAGCTTAAGTCAAGATGGATGAAAATTCCAAGTTatctcctttcttttccctcaaaatccaagcaagattgaagctagATTGGTTGAagctttttccctcttttccttCCTCACtctctcggccctctctctctctctcactttcCTTTGTTGTTTGTTTGTTATTTCTAAGgcaaaaaatggaagaaaattggtaagaaaggtttGGTCAAAAAGTCTTAAAGAAAGAAACTTGGTTCCTatatatggtgacacatgtctcCTTCTAGCACTTCCTAGCTCCAAATATCCCAATCCTTCCTTATTGCAATAAACTCCCTTCCCtttccaaagtttccttccacATCCCATAAAAGAAAATCGCATTTGACCTCACTCACTAACTTTCAcatataaaaattaataaaatcattaagACTAAAATCATTATCAAATctataacaaataaataaataactaaatgaatgaaatgcaacgGAGTTAAAACGGCTAACATGATAAAAATTTTTAGGTCCTCACACTCTCActaattaatcacactaccacaATGCACTACATGACCTAACATGCACCTAAATAAAACTCTTGACTCAATTGTTAAagtatttaagaaattaaggcaAGTGAATTAAACCaaatgaaaatataaattaacttattgaaaataagagaaaaatataaataattttcgagtcctcatactctctcccccttaaaagaatttcatcctcaaaattCTTACCTTTGCTCACAAAACTCGACTCTCCAGGTTTTGTCCACTTCTCAAGAGTTTCCCCTCACTCATGGTGTTACCAGAAACTTGTAAATCTTAAATCTTAATAACATAATGGCTAAGTTAACATGCTAAGAAAGGCCAATGAAGGTATCGAAAGATGCAAGGTGATATGAACATAGAACTTGTTGATAAGAAGAAATCACAAATACACAATTTGGTTACTACTCTCACTAGCTCTTAAACTCATACACTGTACATTGACAAATCGTCTACAATTGTATCATTAGACATGTATCACCATCTCTAATCGAAATTCCTTCCTTAGTAATCATAATTGAAGGATCCTTGCTTAAATCCAAAACTAAATTGCAGCAATTGACTCATGGATAGGGATTCAATGCCGCCCAACCATTGACATTTAATATCACTAACTAAAATATCAGGCACCAAGTTTACTGTTTTTTAACAGAGATACAACTTACTATGTAAAGCTTTCACTACACATAGTCCAATAAGTACAACTATTTCAGGCAAAACATCTCTAATTACTAGCTTTCACTATTACAGTGTTTATCTTTGTTCGtaccttttgatgattacaaaacaagtGGATAAAACTAATGTTTTTCAAGTTTGTTTTTGGTCAGAAAAtggagcaaaacaggttcaaaggCCAAGCATCTGCTAAAAcatctgtcggacgcacaaataCATCCTATCGGCTGTCCGATAACcgttgagtatcttcggacgggCGAAGAACCTATCCTCGGATGTCCGAAGCTGATAAGTCAGCACATCTCtaacctcgatcggacgcataATACctaagcaccggacgtccgacaatcgTTGCAAAACATCGGACGACAAGCATTagaagcaccggacgtccgaaagaattaatgAAGGATTCTAAGTTTTACATCATATGGTCGGACGCATATTCTGATGCTGCCGGACGTCCTaaagatttcaagaaaatttcttgaactcaCAGCCTGCGTTTGGACGCACAAAACcagcctatcggacgtccgacactactaacggctagttgactcttcagctgccttgtGTCCGTTAGTGGCATTaattgaagatgtttttggtcTATTATAAATAGGATAAAAGTCAACCACCAAAAACACTGATACAcattaagtctacatcagatattgagtgattcaagcataagaatactccaaaaagaagatttgtactcttagttgtgtgatCTTCATTTATCTTTGCAagtgtgattcaatttcttcaatagtgtagctttgtgagagttattcgagtgattgtaaaactttctTGCTTGATTAAGTGTATTttgaggcaaggaggaagtgatccttcccgtgtacacaagagattggttgtatgTTGAATCAACTTGAAGGAGCTTACAATATAAAGGGATATTCAAACTCTAGTCGAGTTTGagatttggtttgctattccaTCTTCTTATTCACTGTTTTGCAACATTAACTGTTTATCTCTTCTGTTCTAAATTACTTCCGCTTTATCATAATTTGTTCCTTGGTCTGGtactttagaaaaagagggatAGTTCAGAAAAAAAGTGATTTATATTTTGGCTAGCCTTTAAACAACCTAATTCActcccctcttaggttgtcttcgatccttacaattggtatcagagcttgatctccttgagattaagctcaatcggcttaggagtaaatatgacaaccaacaataccatgttctttgagggacaatcAGTAACTAGACCTCCTATGTTCAATGGTTCAAACTATGTGGTTGgaaggaaaggatgattattttcttacaatttattgatattgagctatgatttattgtcaatgaaggtccATTTGATGCCTCTACTATTGATGCAAATACAAACAGGCcgagaccaaaaacaagaagggAACTAACTGCTGAAGATAGAACTCAACTCTGAATGCCAAGGCGATGAATGTACTGTACAGTGCTTTAGATTCAAACGAATCTGTTAGACTCAAGGGCTgcaaatctgcaaaagaaatcTGGGATAAATTTCGAGAAATACACGAAggaagtgaaaatgtgagagaacagaagaagtccattctggtcacGAAGTATAAAtcctttaagatggaacctcacgAAAACATCGACAAGATGTAttgcagattcaatgatcttattaaagatCTAGAAGTTCTTGAGAAAgattactctctaggtgagaaaaatagaaaaattctgaatgctctatcaaaggattgggagagcaaagtgactgccattgaggaagccaaAGATCTGAACACTTTATCTATTGAATCCCTTATAAATTCACTAATctcttatgagttaaaactcaAGTCTAAGGTGtaggaagaagaagacacaaGAGTTAGAAAGAACATTGCTCTGAAGACTTCACAAGAAAAAGATGATACAATCTCTCTGGATGgagatgacatggaaggtgatgataGTGACATTGCACTCATTGTGGcggccccactttcccctaaggcgaaccaaagggttggcgggtcgcctgcctaactctagtcaggactcacgcaagcaaaccgACCAAAATCCCcgtataacttaaaccaaaatacaGTTCGTCATCCGAACATGCCAAACTTCTAAACGACTGGAATACCAAAACACATTaatttcagagataacattaccaTTGAAATCCAAACGTTCACTCCTAAGTACATCTCTGACTAGTTCAACACAAACTACAAATATACATTACAAAACACACAGTAAACTTATAAAACTCAAATAATTCATACAAGCCAAAGcttagggtttgcacttttccagcttcaagtgacaatccaaaacttaagaTACATAGTCCGATTCGATGcaatatttacaaaaaaaaaaacaaacgcAGACTTCAAAATTCTCGAAtgccaaaacctgttaaggaaaacaaatatcgtatggtgagctaaaactcagtggtgccccaaacatgcaatcgtataaaacaaatagcaaataataattccaaacttaagatcaacaagtaggaaagcgtataacaacacaggataggatacaggggctctcaggagccattttccccGCACTTGATCAAAATGAACCGcagttgactctccgtcaactttcactaacTAAAGTCCATATAGattcataatttttttcttaacaCGCTCCAGCCAACTTactccccctaccgggcccgcacgccgcacgagagagtttggtattactcgagtataccttttgtaaactagtcgagggattcacccaacgacgtcacattataaactagtcgagggattcacccaacgacgtcacaacatgcttttaccaagtcaggataagaggccctcccatcctaaggtgtggtacattcccctgcctggtagtttagttgacgagtccacgctccagtcaacaattgcagaatattcgagaaaacatttcaagcaagtcaccactcgaaaggctagtgcgataaagtatacactgcCACTTCGAAGGTTCAGGGAAACCATTTTCCAaatatcacataacaagtcaagaaagcactttaacactttagtcatagaacaagcacggacactcaccaaaagtgtagctcaaaagtcaagctgtgaatcgaagtccacgtcctcgctaaaccctataaattcaagttttaaaaactataagttttactaaacaaactcttgttttatatatataaaagattatcttGTATAAAACTAGTTTATTTCCTCGAAACAAATCAATAATTCTTTTTGAATCAAGACTagtaaaggaataaaatgtttAGTGTCGTTTCTTTAAAGATATTTCCCTTCTAAAGGGGCAAACTAGAGCCAAATTAGTTCAAACGAGTTTTcctgccgaacaagttttctaagcctttcttttttgaaataaatcaaatctagtgtttttaacaattttcctctaaaacaactaaccaaggataattttatgaaaaacttaaagtttagaagttaatacaattatttcttaaaggtaataaaactagtttaagcaaagaaaagaattaactagtcggcaaggttttaaaagtcccgatatttaaattttaatattagCGTACTATACTCAAAGTATATAACTGGATATTAAGGCAAAATATTCCCACAAGTCTTGATTTAAAGGTACTTGAATTCAAAAGA contains:
- the LOC113763118 gene encoding 60S ribosomal protein L23a yields the protein MAPKADTTKKLDTKAQAAKVAKFVKSGTTFKKKAKKIRTKVTFHRPKTLKKDGNPKYPRISAPSRNKLDHYQILKYPLTTESAMKKIEDNNTMVFIVDIRADKKKIKDAVKKMYDIQTKKVNTLIRPDGTKKAYVRLTPDYDALDVANKIGII